In Bactrocera neohumeralis isolate Rockhampton chromosome 5, APGP_CSIRO_Bneo_wtdbg2-racon-allhic-juicebox.fasta_v2, whole genome shotgun sequence, the genomic window GTGGCGGTCTTTCTCTTCCTTATCTATCCTTATCTATCCTTTCCTCTCGTTTCCTATCCTTTTTTCTCTGATCTTTTCCTGGCCTATATAGTCCTTTCTTAATCTGTACTATACTTTACCTTCGTATTAGATATCAAGCCCTCATTCAAATTGGGAAATCCTGCTGAATTAGttagaaaacaattttgagTTTTAGAGATTAATAACCAAAACTCCATAAAACTACTTTCGAAATAATTCACAGTCATATCCTGCCCAACAAATTCATATATGACATCCACATGATACGAGTCCCTCAATTTACTGCGAAGGCATATTCTTTTCAGCTATAAATTCCTCTCTACCCCAACCACAGCTTAACACCAGcagaaattttgccaaaaatctcTTCCACTAAAAATAGTTGAAGGTCAACAAAAATACCAACACCCACCCACACGAATACaagcacgcacacatgcacatcaCACACAGTGTTTAGGAATTTTCGTAATGATGCTATCACTCTGCACTCGCCtggaaaatttattgtttatggcCATGGTATTCAATTCACTGGAAAATTCTAACTAATTTACTGAGCTCGCATTGCGACCAaactaaaatgaaaatgtgaaaagttATTAGCTCAAAATGTAACGGTCACAACAGTGCGTTAAGCTAAAAGTTTGCCAAAATCTGGGTGTGTGAGTTCCGGCGTATTTAATGAATTTGCATCAGAAAGAACTCAACTGAATTTTCACATGCGTTTGAGTCCTATTAAATAGTGTGACACTGCCGATGCTGAACTAGTGTATCtattaaaaattcttgaaaagttTTGCCCTTCTTTGtagagtttttattttctcataaatatTGACTTTTCATTTAATTCAGTTTGTtctaaatatgaaatatttattttagtgttaTCTAAATACGATATatctatttcaaatattaaccaaaatacaTCACCATCATCTTTTTTCTAGTGTCAATAGCCGATATGCACTCAACTCATTAAACAAAAGGCGGGTTTTCACACTTTAGTTCACTCaatcaaaccaaaaattttacagctgATTTAAAAAGCATATACTGTCTCACACCTGCAGGTGTTCACGTGTATGTGGATGTGTTCAAATTGCCAAAATATTACTCAATACTGCTCCACCGCCTTTCCAAAAGAGCACTCTCGAGACACCTgaagttttagttttagttttgtcGAGTAAAAAGATCTTAAtcttaataaatatattgcattCAGTTAAAAGAGGAATAAATAGACCGACTTTGCTCATTTTCGGAACCTACGCTCTTTATTCCAAACAAAAGGTAAAATGCTTTAAATAcggaaatttcattaaaaccTATTGTTCGCAAGTAACTTCCCGCTCTTTATCAATAGTTGGGTCCAGCAGTTAGTGCTGattgattttgatattttcaaaaccGTCATAAATTAACTcagatatttgaaaaagaagCTGTGTTTTCACATTAGCGACTTTTGGTTGTGCGATTATATCTGATTTTTTGCCAAATGATCATCATTTGCGGGATGTGTAGATTTTCCTCCTTCATTCAAAGGCTCACTCTTCTTTCAATCGGCGGCTGAAGCACATCGGGAACTCCAAAAAGTTATCGAAAGTGAAACTGCGTGCTTTGATTGAgcgtttaaaatattaatgaacGTTCGCGTGAATGAAAGCCAAAAATCTTCGAAAACGATGAATTGGAGACGTTGATCGATGAGGATTCGTGTCAGTTGCAAAAAGAACTTGCTTCAGTGTTGGGAGTCACACGTCAAGCTATTTCAAGCGATTTAAAGGCGCTGGAAatgacacaaaaacaaaaaaaaatattctgctGCATGACAACGCTCGGCCTCACGTTGCCCAACCCGTTTAAACAAAGCTGAAAACGCTTAAATGAGAAGTCCTACCTCACGAGCTATATTCTCTAGATATTGCACTGtccgattattatttgttgtgttCGGTGAGATATGATCAGGCTCAGAAGCAGTTCTACTAGCAAAATCGCATTGAAAAATGACTTAATTATTGAATATCATCACAAGATGAACAGTTTTGCCACGATGACATTCGAGCTTTGCCAGAAAGACTAGCGATGGAGAACACTTCGATTAATTCATTTGTAACCATTTTCTTACAATGAAacctcattttcattgaaaacaaCAGCCAGAACTTAGTTGcgcacataaaatattttttacttttatttattaagtcaCTTATAACTCTGAAACAAAACACTTATATGACATGAGTGTCAAGACCTTTTTTGTTagaactttgcttccgccgtttttttttttgtaaatttaattgtataaaaacggttacaaaaatgttattcaaaatattggccgtcgctagctactacttttgaccatctttctggcagcatgcgtattccttgacgaaagaactcctcatctttcgagtcgatccaagtatcaatccaatttttgacttcttaaTAAGAACTGAGGTGCTCGTTAGCTAtaccgtgtgccatcgatcggaacaagtggtaggcagatggagcaacgtctggagaatacggcgggtggggtaagatctcccatttcagcgtctccaaatattttttgatcacctttgcgacgtgaggccgagcattgcATGCTGGCGAATGACTTTATCGTATCTTTCTtcgtactgtggccgtttttcttttagtgctcggctcaaacgcatcaattgcgttcggtatcgatctcctgtgatggtttcacttggcttaagcagctcataatatatcacccccagctggtcccaccaaatgcagagcatgaccttggcgccgtgaatgttcggttttgccgtcgacgtggaggcatgtccaggctttccccgtgactttcttcgcttaggattatcaTAATGGACCTATTTTTcgccgccagttacaatgcgatgtaaaaatccctttcggttgtgcctttgaagcagctgtttacatgcaaagaagcgccgttcgacatctcttagtttcaagtcgtaaggaacccagttcccttgtttctgaatcatccccatgactttgaggcgttttgatacggcttactgtgtcacttgcaacgattcggccaatttctcttgggtttgaaacgcatcttggtcgagtaatgctttcaattcagcatctttgaaaatcctctctcttccaccaccatgtcggtcttcgacttcataatcaccattgttaaaacgttgaaaccattcgcgacatgttctttcacttagaaagaacgtatccgaaagcattcgatgagcctcagccgcacttttcttggaattaaaaaagaaaagcaaaatttcccgcaaatgtcgagaattcggctcaaaaagtgacattttcagttgagaataaattttggataCAAACagatttctacaaatattttgttgggttagtgttgacacaaatgtccaagatcgatataaaacgatttaatcgaagagtacttgaccctagagacatctattggaaaacggcgaaAGCAAAGGTGTAGACCTAATAATTTCCCACAACTGCTCGATAAACTCagctatttattatttttttttaatttgtgaaaaacGCGGAAAATCAAAGTacttaaatcaaaattaaggaCTCAATttatccataatttttttttttttgaaaaaaaaaaatataaaattttagtttttccgCGAAGAAATAGAAAGAACAAGTATTAAATGAAACACCATAGtcaatatgcatattttaataattgaacAAACCAACAGTTAAATCAAGGAAAGATCTGTCAGACATCTAAATTTACATTTcgttatttaaaatgcaaaacaacctATCATcgaaaaaaaccgaaaaacgctgtcagatataaaaaccaatatataacatttttataacaaaatctgaaattttgtttcaatgagTGTacgataaccaatatataaccattttataaccaaaacttaaatttttgtcaagttGAGTGGTTTCTATGATAGTTTTTCTTCGCCTCTAAACTTATGGAAAGTAAAGTCAcacattttaggtgacaatacATAATCTTATAAAATTCATGATTATTTTAATCGTTGTgagaacaaaattattaatttttaattagcaataACTTTACTTATActaataaagtatatattattaattgatttttttaactgttttctTTATAGGTAAGTGTGGCACATTTCAAATCGCATTTAAAGAAGTTAATACACTGgaaatacgtatgtataaatattacaaatttagctttaaaaactAATAAGTTATATTAAACGGTTGCTTCGGTAAGCAGCcttgaaattgaaaatcaaatatGCAAGAATCACTTGTgctctattttatttaaaaaataccagTTTTACGCAATTTGTCTTATACAATCTAAATCCATTCTGCTTAAGCTAAAATAAGTCTCTCATTCGTCTGCTCTTAATGTGCTCcaagtttcaataaaattcttatttagtTGAAACAGAGAGATGAAAGGTTtgacattattttaaatatagaacCCTTTTGAATGAAGCAAAGATAGAGTTCGAAAAGTTTTTAAGTAGCATTAAAAGTCATTGAGAAACTCTGTTGTTGTGTAGCAGTGTTCCATCTTCAGAACCTACAGACTCGATATTAATTGCCGGAGTATGCCGGAGAATGATGGGATAACTTTTTAGTTCTCAATTATCTCAGCATTAACTTCTTGGCAACATCTCTCTCTCTGCCTACTTCTTCCGTGCGGAGCCTTTATGATATGAGGACCCCTCGCAATGAAGGGTTCAGGTCCTAGCATATTAGTGAATTATACGGAGCGGGCGACCTTTGTATATACCTTTGTGACCAGGAACTAATATAAGGTGCACTCGGCTAAGTTGCGCTAGACTATTCAGCCCTTGTCTACATtcctgcaccaatagcgatttgatctcataggTAGAAATTGCTTTAAGTGCCGTTTTACTGTAGCTAAGTATGGTGAAAAATACTCGGAAATCTTGCTATAGGTATGGTGAATTTGGTGCGTGGTCCTGCGACTCCTGCATCAATTTCCTCCGACGTTTACGAGCCCTCGATCTACCACTTTATTGCATTATCATtaagcagtagctcgagagTGGAATCATTCCATTCAGCATTGCTGCTGAAGGTAACCTTAAACTTCTTGGTGAAGAGAATCCTTGACTTGCAGCCCATGATTTACCAGCTAgtcgattgcacaccattacaCCACATAGCCAAgtcaacatgctgcttccacgACAGTGTggaatccagcgtgagaccGAGATATTTGCCTGTTAGTCATCTCTACCTCTCTGACCACAAGGTTTAGGTTCCTAAAGCCTAGCGGAGACCTACGTCTCGTAAACGGGACTATGGTCGTCTTTGAGGAGCTGATGTTCAGCTCAACCTCACTGCACCATTTTTTAGTCAGGTTTAAACCTCTTTGTATTAAGTCGCAAAGAGTCTCCTCGAATTTGCTTCTGGCTATAATGACAATGCCATCCGCATATCCTTGCCAGCGTATCCCATAGTCATTTAGCAAAACTTTTAGGTTGTCCACAACAAGGCTTCATAACAATGGGGATAGCACGCCACTCTATGGGAACCTCTTGTAGTGCCAAGACGAATTCTGGTATCCCAGCGGCgctgccacattccttttctccagtgtCCTGGCTACGCTCTTGTGAGACGTATTGCCAAAAGCACCTTTGATGTCTAGGAAGGCGGATAATTGCACATACAGGGACTTAAGTTTAAACGATGAGTTTGTATGGTAtttatacgctatagtggtcccatatctcaaaaactgagaaactaCACTTTCTCCTCCGTTCAAGgacttcaaaaaatttcaaaatataaacagGAAAGGTATTCCaatgttaataaaaacaaaattgaattgcACCAATTGATAAGTTGCTGTAGAATTTATACACATTTCTTTCCATATCTAACAATAACCAGgtgaacatatttatattgcGCTCAAGCATACTTAGTAGCTTACTTACATAAAATAATCATCTGCTAAATATACCCGAAACATATATAAGTCTgctatatatatacctatattcAAAGTATATAATTACTAGAGTCTTAATCACTATATTTGCAAGCAACAAATTTGCATAGATAACGAAGTCTTCGTCTAGACTCCATACAAATCAGGCTAATAGCTTCTTAATGACCTCACCTTTTCGAATTTCACTCACTCACTCAGCCTAGGAGATACGACACCCGGTTGATGTATATAAAATGGCAAACGCGACATTGAGTAGCGAAAACATTTCGCGGTGTTCACTTCGACTGTTGCAAGTAAAAATCATGAATTGTCGCATTTTCTATGGCAAGCTGCTAGTCGTCATAGCTCTCTTGGTTGCCGAAACCGTACAGAGTGACGATGACGCCGCAACCAAGCCGACGACTCTCGAACTAGTGCCCACGCCACGCATACTCAGTGGTTCAGATGCGCTGCCGGGTCAATTTCCTTACGTTGTATCGGTGCGCGTAGGTGGACAACACAGCTGCGGTGGCACCATTATTTCGCAGAAAAGTGTCCTAACTGCAGCACACTGCGTTTACAGGTAAAATACTCTTCAAATATAACGATTTTGTGGATATTTATAATCTATAAATCTATTCAGCCTACTACCACACTTCCTAACGGTGCAGGCCGGTTCGGTGAATCGCAGTGATGGCGGCGTTGTTGTCAATGTCACACAAGTACTTTCACATCCCAATTTTTTGGATTACAACAACGACATTGCTATACTGAAACTTGAAACAGCGTTACCATACAACAATCTCATACAACCAATTCCGGTGGCTACCAATGATGTGCCCGATGATGTGGGCGTTAATATTGCCGGTTGGGGACGTTCGGGTGAACATAACGTGCAGCCCGAAATCTTAAAATACAGTCGTGCGCTGCGCACGATAAGTAATGAGGAATGTGCCCGTGAAATGGCACCGGTTAGTCCGTCTATACTGTGCTTGGCCAAGAACTCGGGCAATGGCATTTGTGGTGGTGATGCTGGTGGGCCCGCCGTTTACAAGGGTGTACTGGTTGGCATTGCGAGCTATCATCTAACGATTTGCGGTGCCAATACACCAGATGGTTACACCAAGGTGTCCTATTATAAGGATTGGATCGCTGAAAACTCTTGCTCGGGagttaaaatgtgaaaaatccGCTAATTTTATACTAACAAAAGATATGTGAATATAAAAGTGACGGCAATAAAgcaaattaatatgtatatatatatatatatataatgtagtAGATGATAATATTAAGTTCAGCGTTAGTTACAACTGGAGTTCTACTTCTCCATTCCACACGACTGAAGACTGTGGTCTTTGCGTCGTGCAGAtgcttttttcatattaaatttgagCAGCCGCGACTTCGACTTCTTTGCTGATTTCAGTCAAGCGACATACTCGTTAAGCTATCTAGAGTCTCTGAGAGTATGGCCCATCCGGCGCAGTTTTCTTATTACATCTCAGCTTAATCTTGACGTCGCTTGTGATGAGTTCGTGATCGCTTCTTATGTCTACTCCCTGTCAATCCTACTTACACAACTCGATGAGCCTTTCGCCTTTGTTGTTATAAGATATGCAACCGTAAACGACAACAGTCCGCCTTATTCCTGGGGAAGAAAGTCGCCACGAATATAGCTCTTAATGTGGTTATTAGCTGTGCTCGGACTGATTCTTGGTAGCGCAGTCAGCTTCTTCTATTGAAGCGCAAGATAACACCGCAGGATGTTTAGGTGCGTGTACCTCTTGCTTCACAGCCGGGCCAAGATTAGGCTGTCCGATATTAGCTGCCAACAAAGCAGTGTTGCGCTTATATTTGGTCATTGTGATGCGAACGGCAGATTTGTGATTCTTCTCGCGGCGCAGTACTGTTTTACTACACGCTGGCGGCATACTTTCCCCGCTGCCTTTCCACTTCATTTCAGTTACGCCAAATATTTCAATTCTGTAGAACATGATCGGCATTTCGAGTTGGGCTTTTCTGGCTGCTTCCTTAAGCCTTCTCACATCGGATTGAAAAGAGTATAATATGCTGCCACCTCTTtagaaaatgtaatttattaagTAGATTAAATTATTAAGATATAACTCAATGATAAAAATACTTAAGGTGGCttgaagttaaaaattatttttggtaagTGTTACCAGAtgtttagaatttttatagaaTATATAGAGGactcgaaaaagttttttcatatttcgaaccgaacttcaattttaatgaagcaaatatgtaccattttgatcgaccactttattccgctagagacattattccatcagtataaaactatttctatttctcggtgaaaaactgcgacaagtaatcaagtaattttcacaggcttctcttgaagccaactttactgcAATAAGAGAGTTCTGTATTGACCGacacaaatggtagtccgatggtgcaagatcAAGGCTAtgtggtggatgcatcaaaacttcccagccaaactctcccagtttttgccgattTATCAAAGATATGTGTGGTGTAGCGTTGTCCTGAGGGAAGATCAAACTCtttttgttgatcagttctggccgttttttcgattgcttgcttcaatctcatcagttgttgacagtaaaatgtagaatcaatcgttcgaccaggttggaacagctcatagtggatgattcctttcaatcccaccaaacactcagcataacctttcgaggcgtcaatcctagctttacgaccatttgttgagcttcagcACGCTTGGgtcatgatctttttcgcacattattgtcgtatttgatccacttttcgtctcctcttaccattcgcttcagaaatggttcgatttcatttcgtttcagcattcgctccattaaatttttcacagacaattcttGTCGTATCCAAAcgtcgagcttctttttgtagccagcctttttcaaatggttcaaacccgtttgatgatgaatgttaagttccttagcgatgtcatggctgcttatgtgacggtcctggtcaatattttccataatttcatcgacttttcaaCGATAGAAGTGcatctttcacaaatatttccagaacggaagcgagcgaactgTTGTTATGCTCCACGAATTGATACAggatcgtctccgtaaactttacaaatttcattggctgtaactttttttcaacttccccgaatttagttttttttttggttaaatgaggCTTAAAATCtcgcctttccaacactatatggcatAACACAATGAAATtcgtagcactggagatatacgactgcaacgactgcaatataaaagaaataaaaatggaaattcgGCTTGAATTTTTGTCATTGACAAAGCCTCAATCTCCGAAAACATGTTCACAGCAGATCACTACAGCATAAGGCTGCCACAATCAtgtcaagtctttgtatggaaaacctttttgtttgacaagatttattaacaaaattttgaacaaaatatttctggAAATAGCGGTATAATCCCTAAccgaattgttcagatcgggccattatagcatatagctgccgtagaAACCGATCGATAAAaacaagataaagatctttttataccctttcatGCTATTAAAAcagaagttaaaatttttgcttgttattgtttgttttagttttaaatttgataGTGACTAATACTACTAAAGACTTTAAGTAAAGCTTCACAACTTACTAACTTCTcataattaaagttttattgatttatgtaaaaatgtcttttttcacatttatagCAGGCcatattttcttagaaaatttaaaacaaaaattctactCTGTGGCTATGTGTGCATTCAGGCAAAATGTTCTAAGCGTTTTAACCTTTCGGTCGGCACCTTCATCATCATTAATTTGCAGTGCAGTGGCTGCAGCGTAGGGCTCCAAGTCAAGCATTTCAGTTTACATAATAACAAGTTGCATTGCAGCCTCGTAGTGTAATGcttagtaaatatgtacattgtacatatgtatgaacattttTGTGATATGCTTGCATATAAGCAGGAGAATACGTCAGTGAAGCACTCATACGCACCGGTGTACTGCGCTGCCTCCACCACAGCTTCTCAACAgcgtatttgtttttgtgactGCACTATGTGCTCACTGCGATTCAGTTTACTCTTTTCAAGCAGCGCAGAAgaagcacacaaacatacgaggaaaaaacaataacaatgaaaaaaaaattacgtgaaAAACTCAAACCATGCGGTGAGCAATAGATGCCGCTTTTCAGAAGCAATCTTGTGCATTTTCTCGTTACCCTAAATCTTCGTGCgaacttttacattttttttcctttacttTTTAAGTTTCTTCTCAGCCACTTTCACTCTGACTTTGACTTTCGCTTTCATTATGCGCTTCAGTGTTATTTATTGCGCTTTCAGCGTGCCCTTTTTCGTTTGccttttatttttacactttgcgttattattattttcatcagcTTTTCATGCTCATCTACTCGAGCTTCATTGAAAGCTTTTTGTGCTCTCAGCTGGTTACTATGGTGGCAGCTTCcaaactttttcatattcttTTACCTACACTCCTTCGGCAAAGCATTGAGCTTACACGACCAAAAAGCTGTTTTGCAGACTTGCTGCAATCGATTCGCGCGCCATCTGTGCGTAATTATTCGCAGCATCACTTGTTGTTTTTGGAGAGAAAGCTGGAGGGAAACATCGCACTGAAGCAATTTTAAGTTCCACATTGCTACTTCCAGAACTTTGACAAATGCATGTAAATGTAACTGTTAATACCACTGCGTGAGTGGTGTGTTCTCCACCGgtactatttttctttttcctgtTCCTCTGCATAAAACTTTCCACTCAATGTAGTAAAACAGATCTTTgcgaattttatttctaatttttttatttataaaagtaataaGGTATGCTTCGCACTACAAAGAGATCGGCTTtcttttatatgaaataatttctCACTTCcgcatattttttaagatatatttCAATGCCAATGCCAGCATTGCCCTAACcaagaaaattaaaagttttcagtGAATTTATCTGCGAAAcgcaaatttctaaaatatttaaaagtgcaGACCTAGCAaggagaataaaataaatttaatttaaagaatttagcCGAAACTGAAAACAAATGATCTGAGCCGaaaatgtgtgcatatgtatatattatacatccATATGTATCTACGTGATATATGCTGTATGAAAGGCAATTCGTAAATGAATTATTTCATTTGAAGCCATTGATGAATGACAAATTCTTAAATATGTAGAagatttcgattattttttaagagcaGGCGTATTAAGcctcatatattttatacagcGGAGTCCTAATATAGCAGTTATATTTGATTTATAAGTCGTCTAGACTAGATTTTGTTcatgctttttatattttggaacgcatttaatcgatttttttcaataaaaaataatcgataattttACATCTCGTCCTAATAATActtatacttaaacaaaaaaatgccaCAACATGTTGCATAGAtatcttatgatttttttggaaaattttacttaatttaaaaatgtcttcAGCTCATTACTTAGTTATTTTGAGTTTGTATAATTTTAGTTCTTATTTTGCgataaacattttataacaaaaaaatataccatTAATTTAATctctataattattttcaaatattcctaatctcgtttgttgtttttcataactgtactttcttttaatcaatatttttcgatgaaagttaatcgataaatttgtatttcataGTTTTAATAATAACTGTTTTGGAACTTTCTGGAAAAATTTAAGTTgataattttcgataaaaatcaagtcgtCCCAAACTCGATTTTGTTtcggatttttaaatttttcattatgaattatcaatatttttcgataaatattAATCGGTGGTTTTATGTTTACTCCATGTAATCCTTACACTTATATCAAAAACTGGCCTAATATGATCCATTTAATTTgcgatttttaatataaatttagtcGATatgtttccttttttaattttttcgatcaTATTTTATCGATAATTCTCTATGACATACGCcgtttattttgcatttcattttcCAAATTGTAGTCGTTATGTCTGGGTCTAAGTCAATTAATCATCTGTCCAAATTTTCCGTTAAACCTTTGACAAAGTGTAAAAATCTAAGAATCCTTAAAGTATTAGCTGTGTATTTGAAgatatacatgtacatttttgaagaaatttattatggcccgaaaaaattttaattataatattgtcttcttagacacatacatatttcatgGCAAACTATTAGCTCAGGCATTCAGTATCCAATGTTCAAACTCATAACCCTAGACACACTTAAGGTCTCCGAGGTTTCATCAGGGTGTTATGAATTTCATGACGAAACATTGAATAGAAGCCTTAATAATAAGCTTAAATGTATACAAGTAAGTAGTCGTTAGCCTGAATAGAAGTGTTGTTTGGAGAAGGGCTttaggcatatacatatgtatatttaggcAGATCGGCATACCTCGTCGATATTCAAATTAGCCCTAAAAATGTGGAGGGAAGAATGTTAAGTTTATTTATACTGATAAATTTAGTTTCTTGTCATTTACGCTTTAGAACTTCTCCTTCACTaacatagacaccgcttacgtggttgtAGGCGAATTGTATGCGCATGTTATTTCTTCCTTTCGTTATTTggtgccaattcgagatacGAAGTGcagacaggtccttctccagcTGATGTCTCCAACGgtgtggagatcttcctcttgcACCTTcgctatttagctctgcagctcgtttTATTATCTCCagcagtaaaatgaagaagtcgCACCATAGATATATCATTTTCTGAAACCTAGCTTGGTATccaacggcttggagaggtccttcccgatcctagcggagcttttggtgttgctcaacttCAGTTTAAACAACCGCATTAGTTTTTCGAGGATACGAAGTTCAGGATAGCGACATAGCGGCAGCcacttttcgtgctgtcgaagacGGCAATATTAAGGAGGCTA contains:
- the LOC126759234 gene encoding serine protease SP24D-like, producing the protein MNCRIFYGKLLVVIALLVAETVQSDDDAATKPTTLELVPTPRILSGSDALPGQFPYVVSVRVGGQHSCGGTIISQKSVLTAAHCVYSLLPHFLTVQAGSVNRSDGGVVVNVTQVLSHPNFLDYNNDIAILKLETALPYNNLIQPIPVATNDVPDDVGVNIAGWGRSGEHNVQPEILKYSRALRTISNEECAREMAPVSPSILCLAKNSGNGICGGDAGGPAVYKGVLVGIASYHLTICGANTPDGYTKVSYYKDWIAENSCSGVKM